The Winogradskyella schleiferi genome contains the following window.
TAAATGGATTTGACACTAAAATTACAGGAAGTACGAACGATTATTCCAAAACCGCGAACAGTGATATTTGTGTCATTACCTCTGGTATTCCTCGTAAACCGGGAATGACGCGTGAAGAGTTAATTGGTATTAACGCAGGTATCGTAAAAACAGTATCTTCAAGCTTAGTGGAGCATTCTCCAAACACCATCATCATTGTGGTAAGTAATCCAATGGATACAATGACCTATTTGGTTCATAAGACAACAGGCTTGGCAAAACACAGAATTATAGGAATGGGAGGCGCATTGGATTCCGCACGTTTTAAGTACAGATTGGCAGAAGCGTTAGAAGCGCCAATTAGTGATGTGGACGGTATGGTAATTGGTGGACATAGTGATACAGGTATGGTGCCCTTAATTTCCCATGCGACACGAAACAGTATTAAAGTTTCTGAGTTTTTATCAGAAGAGCGCTTAAACCAAGTGGCGGAAGATACTAAAGTTGGTGGTGCAACCTTGACCAAATTATTGGGAACTTCAGCTTGGTATGCGCCTGGAGCAGCTGTTAGTGGCTTAGTGCAGGCAATTGCATGCGATCAAAAGAAGATGTATCCATGTTCTACTTTATTGAACGGTGAATACGGTCTTAGCGACTTATGTATTGGTGTTCCAGTCATTTTAGGTAGAAAAGGTATCGAGAAGATTGTAGATGTTCCTTTAAGTGCTGCTGAAAAAGAACATATGCAAGCAAGTGCAGAAGGTGTTAAGAAAACTAATGGCTTATTGGAATTGTAAAACTTTTTTTCAATATAAAAAAAGGGGGTTGTTGTCAAACAAGCCTCTTTTTTATTTTAAAGATTTTTATGTCCTCAAAACTGTAAATGTTATGATTTTAACCTTAAAAGATGCCTTATATAAACTCTTTTAACCATTATAGAGCGTTAGCCATAGTGCTGATTGTTGCAGCTCATTCCAGAACCATGGCAGATTTAGGTTCTAGCACTTTCATTAATAAATTTATCATTAATGGTATTGCCGGAGCAACTATGAATTTTACGTTTATTTCGGGTTTCTTGTTCTATATCGTGATATATAAGCGATTTGAATATTCAGTTTATGTGAAAAACAAGTTTAATCAATTATTAAAACCGTATTTAGTCTTATCTGTTATACCCATTGTGATAAGTATATTAACATTACCTAATTTTTGGGATCATTCATTTACATTATCAATACTAGGGCATCATCCATTTGTGTCTGGTTCGATATCTGTTTTGAAATACCTAGTTAGTGGTGCGCACGTAATAGCATATTGGTATATACCTTTTGCATTGCTAATGGCATTGATGTCTCCTTTACATATTGCATTTATAAAACTCTTAAATCATAAGTGGCAAATTATAATCTTTTTAGTGTTTTTAATAATCGCATCCATAGTTCATCGTCCACATACGCGTTCAGATGTTTTTCAGAGTGTTCACACCTTAATATATTTTACGCCATCTTTTTTATTCGGAATTGTTTGTGCTATTCATAGAGAGAAAATATATGCTAAGTTAAAAGGAAAGGAAGTGTATTTATTGGCTGCTGCCATTTTCTTTATTTTGTTGCAACTTTATTTTGGAGATGTGGGTCTTTATAGTAAAAGTGACATATTCTCCTATAATGGATTCGATCTATTAGCATTTAAAATGGTTTTTTTATGTCTGTTTTTGATGGTATGGTTACATAGATTTGAACATATTAAAAATACTTGGATTACTATTTTAGCAAACACGAGTTTTGCCATTTTTTTTCTTCATGTTTACATTCTAAGGGGTATTACCTTAACCAGGAGTTATTTTAAAATAGAGTTTGAAAATTATAATTTGCTCATATACGTTATAATGATTACTTTCATTACTTTGTTGAGTGCACTAATTGCGGTCATAGTAAATAAAATTCTACCTAAATATTCTTTGGTTTTAGTAGGTTATGGGAAAAAAAAGAAACGTTTAATGACAAATTAAACAATGACAAGAAACCATGCTGACCTAATTATTGGTAAGGTATTTGTCTTAATAATAATTATAAATAAATAAAAACATGAAAAAAATATTA
Protein-coding sequences here:
- a CDS encoding acyltransferase family protein codes for the protein MPYINSFNHYRALAIVLIVAAHSRTMADLGSSTFINKFIINGIAGATMNFTFISGFLFYIVIYKRFEYSVYVKNKFNQLLKPYLVLSVIPIVISILTLPNFWDHSFTLSILGHHPFVSGSISVLKYLVSGAHVIAYWYIPFALLMALMSPLHIAFIKLLNHKWQIIIFLVFLIIASIVHRPHTRSDVFQSVHTLIYFTPSFLFGIVCAIHREKIYAKLKGKEVYLLAAAIFFILLQLYFGDVGLYSKSDIFSYNGFDLLAFKMVFLCLFLMVWLHRFEHIKNTWITILANTSFAIFFLHVYILRGITLTRSYFKIEFENYNLLIYVIMITFITLLSALIAVIVNKILPKYSLVLVGYGKKKKRLMTN
- a CDS encoding malate dehydrogenase, with translation MKVTVVGAGAVGASCAEYIAIKNFASEVVILDIKEGYAEGKAMDLMQCASLNGFDTKITGSTNDYSKTANSDICVITSGIPRKPGMTREELIGINAGIVKTVSSSLVEHSPNTIIIVVSNPMDTMTYLVHKTTGLAKHRIIGMGGALDSARFKYRLAEALEAPISDVDGMVIGGHSDTGMVPLISHATRNSIKVSEFLSEERLNQVAEDTKVGGATLTKLLGTSAWYAPGAAVSGLVQAIACDQKKMYPCSTLLNGEYGLSDLCIGVPVILGRKGIEKIVDVPLSAAEKEHMQASAEGVKKTNGLLEL